A single window of Solenopsis invicta isolate M01_SB chromosome 3, UNIL_Sinv_3.0, whole genome shotgun sequence DNA harbors:
- the LOC105205334 gene encoding LOW QUALITY PROTEIN: lysine-specific demethylase 7A (The sequence of the model RefSeq protein was modified relative to this genomic sequence to represent the inferred CDS: inserted 1 base in 1 codon): MPSAEETTYLIGVMPDGAAQXDAFLTRDVDLLVSQIKENLRLSSLKAKSSISHKNSRPSPYRVPARSWADPAAGCEVCGLRSSGQQQQQQQQQQQNPAGHHHHHHHHHHHHHHHHYHLKRSERSRVDDDPYEVLQELLREGGLIKEAVKRLQENLDELSSSEADEDDVVDDEDDDVRRSSGSGGGGSGYRRKPYFYDSEDEPLPPMYEPLEL, from the exons ATGCCGAGCGCCGAGGAGACGACGTATCTGATCGGCGTGATGCCcgacggcgcggcgc cggacGCCTTTTTGACGCGCGACGTCGACCTGCTCGTGTCGCAGATCAAAGAGAATCTGCGACTGTCCAGCCTGAAGGCCAAGTCCAGCATCAGCCACAAAAACAGTCGGCCGTCGCCGTACCGGGTGCCGGCGCGTTCCTGGGCGGATCCGGCGGCTGGTTGCGAAGTCTGCGGTCTGCGGTCGAGCGgccagcagcaacagcaacaacagcagcaacaacagaatCCCGCCGGTCATCatcaccaccatcaccatcaccaccatcaccaccaccaccaccattaCCATCTGAAGAGGAGCGAGAGGAGCCGAGTGGACGACGACCCGTACGAGGTGCTCCAGGAGCTTCTGCGCGAGGGCGGCCTCATCAAGGAGGCGGTCAAGAGGCTGCAGGAGAACCTCGACGAGCTCTCGAGCTCGGAAGCGGACGAGGACGACGTGGtggacgacgaggacgacgacgtgCGACGTTCCAgtggcagcggcggtggcggcagcggcTACCGCAGGAAACCATACTTTTACGACTCCGAGGACGAGCCGTTACCGCCGATGTACGAGCCCCTGGAGCTGTGA
- the LOC105205318 gene encoding UBX domain-containing protein 7, which translates to MDRELVEKFIEVTGESEATAQQYLALADGNVEMAISLMFEGGRPPETENANPEPPVRAPILPTREILVPSEPVCSLPQLSNNVFDRFRDFQVETQRQEEELTRRVTGTKQMTQKKSKRLEDLFRPPCDILFLGSFMEARDHAKTLNRWLLVNVQNPQEFSCQVLNRDVWPNENIQEIVKDHFILWQVLSNTTDGKRYIDFYNVVTYPYLAIVDPRTGECMKTYNNITVDSLISDLNDVLSTHPSPESATQVTSDSKDWNNFPTTPPKRNTLADQMKNDCGPSSKTSRLLSEKVTDSGNENVASDNISSSSSVPSLNIPSSSNTAFNKKRKLNEQNATKQQKDEKLKSDASKSETGDEPFLRLCLRLPNGAKETISMCATDTIEDFLIKMEEMGFSSTEHTFLVPFPKTNVGALSANTRLLDTILFPTNTVFITKI; encoded by the exons ATGGATCGCGAGTTGGTTGAGAAGTTTATCGAGGTGACGG GCGAGAGCGAGGCGACGGCTCAGCAATACCTGGCGCTGGCCGATGGAAACGTAGAGATGGCGATCAGTCTGATGTTCGAGGGTGGCAGACCGCCGGAGACCGAGAACGCGAATCCCGAGCCGCCTGTGAGAGCTCCTATATTACCTACGCGTGAGATCCTGGTGCCCTCGGAACCAGTGTGTTCATTGCCACAATTGTCGAATAACGTATTTGATAGATTCAGAGATTTTCAGGTGGAAACGC AGCGACAAGAGGAAGAACTGACTCGTCGGGTAACTGGCACAAAGCAAATGACCCAGAAGAAATCAAAACGACTGGAAGATTTGTTTCGACCGCCGTGTGATATTCTCTTCTTAGGTTCCTTCATGGAAGCGCGGGACCATGCAAAGACCTTAAACCGTTGGCTACTTGTCAACGTTCAGAATCCCCAGGAATTTAGTTGTCAGGTTCTCAACAGAGATGTGTGGCCCAATGAGAATATTCAAGAAATTGTGAAGGATCACTTTATTTTGTGGCAA GTCTTGTCTAACACTACGGATGGAAAACGTTATATAGACTTTTACAACGTGGTGACATATCCTTATTTGGCAATTGTAGATCCTAGAACAGGAGAATGTATGAAAACGTACAATAACATTACTGTGGACAGCCTGATATCTGATTTAAATGATGTGTTAAGCACGCATCCATCTCCAGAAAGTGCTACGCAAGTTACATCTGACTCTAAGGATTGGAATAATTTTCCTACAACGCCTCCAAAACGAAATACTTTAGCTGATCAAATGAAAAAT GATTGTGGACCTAGTAGCAAAACTTCTAGACTTTTATCAGAAAAAGTCACAGATTCTG GAAATGAGAATGTTGCGTCTGATAACATTAGTTCAAGTTCAAGTGTTCCAAGTTTAAATATTCCAAGTAGCAGCAACACtgcttttaataaaaagagaaaattgaaTGAGCAGAACGCGACTAAGCAGCAAAAGGACGAGAAATTAAAATCAGATGCATCTAAATCTGAAACGG GCGATGAACCTTTTCTACGGCTCTGCCTACGACTGCCTAATGGTGCAAAGGAAACAATATCAATGTGTGCGACCGACACCATAGAG gattttttgattaaaatggaGGAAATGGGTTTTTCATCAACGGAGCATACCTTTCTGGTGCCATTCCCGAAAACAAATGTTGGTGCACTGTCGGCAAATACTCGCCTACTAGACACAATCTTGTTTCCAACAAACACAGTATTTATAACAAAGATATAG
- the LOC105205326 gene encoding HAUS augmin-like complex subunit 3, which translates to MSVTGRKLYNKLRELRPDLSGITSEMLSKVCDDPSTQPFLEWFCKNVNYANILSSEEIQLKTTLENAGEWLEGEALDVALEEATRDCPDLLKLIDPDDTCREDLFAEYEALKESCKEDEEYLQLLKHSIKTLREIENKLDDDSEEAETVLNKEQIETEKAYDDCSVTLKKFDTNNSQFSIDVENLLNVYANAAKNQGSAVLWSQMPIDLFIKQIELCNHYLGIHIKKQFGTSTSKEEQEEDSDYGSLISDNKDKLMDERMHELFLCKTNLTNSKLEEINASVQKESYMAMLQCIQDIYNGGVLKVPRDNKLHDEIQMLTMKRDILEQNIELLRDQQIPEVVQYAEMETIKILKNDALARLERRKARLEKLKNLHSLAGEHGHVYVDLLCMLMEMQFRCLHEVAEFIADARHYLSTEYKLSSARCEVMQQIQDEYATLVTQSPKTYNAFNKIFISMMLGDNVSDESFSTALKRYDDLIADNVEKKKAMLETFQNKIDKLWKLNDEINKDYVAETQNGPTISLRPISYEISCKCEEISAIVQNVQGDITKIRNQFKERMRMDTDLEREKAILWQRFLAEPDTLRMRYEEAKQKANESHFGDTVESKVNQ; encoded by the exons ATGAGCGTCACCGGTAGAAAGCTCTACAACAAGCTTCGCGAGCTACGTCCAGATCTGTCGGGGATCACGTCCGAAATGTTGAGCAAGGTCTGCGACGATCCGAGCACGCAGCCGTTCCTTGAGTGGTTCTGCAAGAACGTGAACTATGCCAATATACTCTCCAGCGAGGAGATACAATT aaaaacaaCATTGGAAAATGCGGGCGAATGGTTGGAGGGCGAAGCACTGGACGTCGCATTGGAAGAAGCCACCAGAGATTGCCCAGACTTGCTGAAGCTCATTGATCCAGATGATACATGTCGAGAGGATCTATTTGCGGAATACGAAGCATTGAAGGAAAGCTGCAAAGAGGATGAGGAGTATCTTCAATTACTGAAGCACAGTATAAAAACTCTGAG AGAAATTGAGAACAAGTTGGATGACGACAGCGAAGAAGCGGAAACTGTACTGAATAAGGAGCAGATTGAAACTGAAAAAGCATACGACGATTGCAGTGTTACTCTGAAAAAATTTGACACAAATAATTCTCAGTTTTCTATAGATGTTGAGAATCTCCTGAATGTGTATGCCAATGCtgctaaaaat CAAGGCAGTGCGGTATTATGGTCACAAATGCCTATCGACTTGTTTATTAAACAAATCGAACTCTGCAATCACTACCTGGGTATTCACATAAAGAAGCAATTTGGAACTAGCACTAGCAAGGAGGAACAAGAAGAGGATTCGGATTATGGATCTCTAATAAGTGATAATAAGGACAAACTGATGGATGAAAGGATGCACGAGTTATTCTTGTGTAAGACAAA CTTAACCAATTCTAAATTGGAAGAAATTAATGCCAGTGTTCAAAAAGAATCTTACATGGCTATGTTACAATGCATACAGGATATCTACAATGGTGGAGTTTTAAAAGTGCCCAGGGATAATAAATTGCA CGACGAAATACAAATGTTAACTATGAAAAGAGATATCTTGGAGCAGAATATCGAGCTTTTGCGGGACCAACAGATACCGGAGGTAGTGCAATACGCGGAAATGGAAACGATAAAGATCCTGAAGAATGACGCACTCGCACGTCTCGAACGGAGGAAAGCTCGCCTCGAGAAGCTCAAGAATTTACACTCTCTCGCAGGAGAGCACGGGCATGTTTACGTGGACTTGTTGTGTATGTTAATGGAGATGCAATTTCGCTGCCTGCACGAGGTTGCTGAATTCATTGCTGACGCTCGTCATTATCTTAGTACGGAGTATAAGCTCTCTTCCGCAAGATGT GAGGTCATGCAGCAAATACAGGATGAATATGCGACTCTCGTAACACAGTCTCCAAAAACGTATAAtgcgtttaataaaatattcatatccATGATGCTCGGCGACAATGTCTCGGACGAGTCGTTCTCTACCGCGTTGAAAAGATACGATGACTTAATCGCGGACAACGTGGAGAAGAAGAAAGCAATGTTGGAAACGTTTCAGAATAAAATTGACAAGTTATGGAAATT GAACGATGAAATTAACAAGGATTACGTAGCTGAGACACAAAATGGACCAACGATCAGTCTCAGGCCAATTTCGTACGAAATCAGCTGCAAGTGCGAGGAAATATCCGCAATCGTTCAAAACGTGCAGGGAGACATAACAAAAATCAGGAATCAGTTCAAAGAGCGAATG AGGATGGACACCGATCTAGAACGCGAGAAGGCCATTTTATGGCAAAGGTTCCTGGCAGAACCCGATACATTAAGAATGAGATATGAGGAAGCGAAGCAGAAAGCAAATGAGTCTCATTTTGGAGATACCGTGGAAAGTAAAGTGAATCagtaa